A genomic segment from Gracilimonas sediminicola encodes:
- a CDS encoding transporter, with protein MKYTHLITAFCFVLISNHAIAQENYTPDRPGIGNGSYVVEAGIFGLETGVQLSTGNAVNQFDIGQMLLRFGVMENLELRALLNSYSTQYFDQTDAVNSGFQDLGLAAKYKLYETEDGQTRISTIGKISVPVGASAFTNDEIVPTLFLVGDQSLTNNLSLSSNLGYTFGVGDLSDNWLFTLTPGFSFPNQQNLSAYAGYAGIYDGNNVNLHYAEAGLALVVNDGAQLDLNAGYELEQESFFIGIGFAQGFATARN; from the coding sequence ATGAAATATACACATCTCATCACAGCCTTTTGTTTTGTTCTCATTTCTAATCACGCAATTGCCCAGGAAAATTACACCCCCGACAGGCCGGGTATTGGCAATGGCTCTTATGTGGTAGAAGCCGGTATTTTTGGCCTGGAAACGGGCGTTCAGCTTTCAACGGGGAATGCCGTTAATCAGTTTGATATCGGGCAAATGCTGTTGCGCTTTGGGGTGATGGAGAACCTTGAACTTAGAGCCCTGCTGAATTCCTATTCCACCCAATACTTCGACCAGACCGATGCCGTCAATTCAGGTTTTCAGGATTTAGGCCTCGCTGCGAAGTATAAGTTATATGAGACTGAGGATGGACAGACGAGGATTTCAACCATCGGTAAAATCAGCGTGCCGGTGGGGGCGTCTGCATTTACGAATGATGAAATAGTACCCACCTTGTTTTTGGTGGGCGACCAATCCTTAACAAATAATCTGAGTCTTTCATCGAACCTGGGTTATACTTTTGGGGTTGGAGACCTCAGCGATAATTGGTTGTTTACATTGACCCCGGGATTTAGCTTCCCAAATCAACAAAACTTAAGTGCATATGCGGGTTATGCCGGAATCTATGACGGGAATAATGTCAACTTACATTATGCAGAAGCCGGGTTGGCGCTTGTGGTAAATGATGGAGCCCAGCTGGACCTAAACGCCGGCTATGAGCTTGAACAGGAGTCGTTTTTTATCGGGATTGGTTTTGCCCAGGGCTTTGCCACCGCTCGTAACTAA
- the glpK gene encoding glycerol kinase GlpK, producing MEQFVLALDQGTTSSRAMLFNKKGEIVSVAQKEFRQIYPEPGWVEHDALEIWSTQAGVAAEAVASAGVNGKAIAGIGITNQRETTVVWDRESGKPIYNAIVWQDRRTSDYCDSLVEAGHADMIQKKTGLIVDSYFSATKIKWILDHVEGARDKAERGELAFGTIDTWLIWKFTQGALHITDVSNASRTMLFNIHSMQWDEELLELMNIPKNMLPEVRESSEVYGETKASLFSSTIPIAGIAGDQQAALFGQMCTEPGMVKNTYGTGCFMLMNVGEEPVKSENNLLTTIAWKVNGEINYALEGSVFIGGAVVQWLRDELGIIQESKDIEYLANKVEDSGGVYLVPAFAGLGAPYWKQHARGMMVGMTRGTNRSHLARAAQDAIAYQVLDLLHAMKADSGIEVKELRVDGGATANNTLMQFQSDLLEGVPVIRPEVTETTALGAAYLAGLAVGFWEDIGEIRELWKADKEFNRQKDPAEVEKLTRGWKRAVKAAIAWADDR from the coding sequence ATGGAGCAATTTGTATTAGCATTGGATCAGGGCACCACCAGTTCAAGGGCTATGCTTTTTAACAAGAAAGGAGAGATTGTTTCCGTAGCCCAAAAAGAATTCAGGCAGATTTATCCTGAACCGGGCTGGGTTGAGCATGATGCTTTGGAAATTTGGTCAACACAGGCGGGCGTGGCAGCTGAAGCGGTTGCTTCAGCGGGAGTGAATGGAAAAGCTATAGCCGGAATCGGGATTACCAATCAGCGGGAAACGACGGTGGTTTGGGACCGTGAAAGCGGAAAGCCGATCTACAATGCGATTGTGTGGCAAGACCGCCGGACCTCCGATTACTGCGACAGCCTGGTCGAAGCCGGCCACGCAGATATGATACAGAAGAAAACCGGCCTGATCGTCGATTCCTATTTCTCAGCCACCAAAATAAAGTGGATACTTGACCATGTTGAAGGAGCCCGCGATAAAGCAGAACGTGGAGAACTCGCATTCGGAACCATCGACACCTGGCTGATTTGGAAATTTACCCAGGGAGCTTTGCATATCACCGATGTCAGCAATGCTTCCAGAACCATGCTGTTCAATATTCATTCCATGCAGTGGGATGAAGAATTGCTGGAACTCATGAACATCCCCAAAAACATGCTGCCGGAAGTGAGGGAATCGAGTGAAGTGTATGGGGAGACTAAAGCCAGTCTATTTTCAAGCACTATTCCGATAGCCGGCATAGCGGGGGATCAGCAAGCGGCTCTGTTCGGGCAAATGTGTACAGAACCAGGAATGGTCAAAAATACCTATGGAACGGGTTGTTTTATGCTCATGAACGTGGGAGAAGAACCGGTGAAGTCCGAGAATAACCTGCTTACCACCATAGCCTGGAAAGTGAATGGGGAAATTAATTATGCGCTGGAAGGCTCGGTATTTATTGGCGGAGCAGTAGTGCAATGGTTGCGGGATGAGCTGGGCATTATTCAGGAATCCAAAGACATTGAGTACCTGGCGAATAAAGTGGAAGATTCCGGTGGAGTATATCTGGTGCCTGCTTTTGCCGGACTTGGCGCTCCATACTGGAAACAACATGCCCGGGGTATGATGGTAGGGATGACCCGTGGCACCAACCGTTCTCATCTGGCACGGGCCGCCCAGGATGCGATCGCTTATCAGGTATTGGATTTGTTACATGCCATGAAAGCCGATTCAGGAATCGAGGTAAAGGAATTGCGGGTTGATGGAGGAGCCACCGCCAATAATACTCTGATGCAATTTCAAAGTGATCTTCTGGAAGGGGTTCCCGTTATCCGACCGGAGGTAACAGAGACAACCGCATTAGGAGCAGCATATCTTGCAGGACTGGCCGTAGGATTTTGGGAAGACATCGGAGAAATCCGTGAGCTTTGGAAGGCAGATAAAGAATTCAATCGGCAGAAAGACCCGGCTGAGGTTGAAAAATTAACCAGGGGCTGGAAGAGAGCAGTAAAAGCAGCTATTGCATGGGCCGATGATCGCTAA
- a CDS encoding peptide MFS transporter: MANEQDSHSTSFFGHPRGLATLFFTEMWERFSYYGMRAILVLFMVDAINTGGLGLDDKTATAIYGLYTMFVYLLALPGGWLADKFMGLRNAIWYGGIIIAAGHFSMAIPTDQTFYLGLVLIVIGTGFLKPNISSIVGGLYSDDEPARRDAGFSIFYMGINIGAFIAPIATGWLGEGINWHYGFGLAGVGMVLGLVQYKLTENYLGDIGTKPEQLDDPEKQAKRHSRIKYALWIIGTALTLFIGLVMSGVITIDPVAIADASGVTIFGLVIAYFVYVFVAEELTTDQKKKIGVIAALFVFSAIFWSGFEQAGSSLNLFAERYTDREMFGWLMPASWLQSVNAFFIITLAPVFGWLWVWLAKRSLEPSTPVKFALGLIFLGVGFLVMMFASYYVVEGNQVLPTWLIMTYLFHTIGELCLSPVGLSAVTKLAPKKLVGQMMGIWFMSIAFGNLIAGRVAGQFNQEDIAADPSLLPDLFWIIVITTVGGGLVMLLLSKPIRKLMGNVR, from the coding sequence ATGGCAAACGAACAAGACAGTCACTCAACTTCTTTTTTCGGACATCCTCGTGGACTCGCAACCCTCTTTTTCACTGAAATGTGGGAAAGATTCAGTTACTACGGCATGCGTGCAATCCTTGTGCTCTTTATGGTTGACGCAATAAATACCGGCGGACTTGGACTCGATGACAAAACGGCAACCGCTATTTATGGACTCTATACTATGTTCGTTTACCTGTTAGCTCTTCCCGGTGGCTGGTTAGCTGACAAGTTCATGGGGCTAAGAAACGCTATCTGGTACGGTGGTATCATTATCGCAGCCGGACACTTTTCCATGGCCATCCCAACAGATCAAACGTTCTACCTCGGTTTAGTTTTAATTGTAATTGGAACGGGTTTTCTAAAACCCAATATCAGTTCTATTGTCGGTGGATTATATTCCGATGACGAACCTGCCCGGAGAGATGCCGGGTTTTCCATATTCTATATGGGTATTAATATTGGTGCCTTTATTGCCCCTATTGCAACAGGATGGTTAGGAGAAGGCATTAATTGGCATTATGGATTTGGCCTTGCCGGAGTAGGAATGGTGCTTGGATTAGTTCAGTACAAACTTACTGAGAATTATCTTGGCGATATTGGCACAAAGCCGGAGCAACTCGATGATCCTGAAAAACAGGCTAAAAGGCATTCTCGTATTAAGTATGCCCTCTGGATAATCGGTACTGCATTGACTTTATTTATAGGCCTTGTAATGAGTGGTGTTATAACCATTGACCCTGTCGCCATTGCCGATGCTTCAGGCGTAACCATATTTGGACTTGTAATCGCCTACTTCGTTTATGTATTTGTAGCTGAAGAACTAACCACAGACCAGAAAAAGAAGATTGGCGTGATTGCTGCATTGTTTGTCTTTTCTGCCATCTTTTGGTCGGGCTTTGAACAGGCAGGCTCATCTTTAAACCTTTTTGCTGAGCGCTATACTGATCGTGAGATGTTTGGATGGCTTATGCCGGCAAGTTGGCTTCAGTCGGTGAATGCATTCTTTATTATCACACTGGCTCCGGTTTTCGGATGGCTGTGGGTATGGCTCGCAAAACGCAGTCTTGAACCTTCCACACCCGTTAAGTTTGCTTTAGGATTGATTTTTCTTGGAGTAGGATTTCTGGTGATGATGTTTGCCTCTTATTATGTAGTGGAAGGAAATCAGGTGCTTCCAACATGGCTGATTATGACTTACCTCTTCCATACTATCGGTGAATTGTGCTTGAGTCCGGTAGGGTTGAGTGCTGTAACTAAGTTAGCTCCAAAAAAATTAGTAGGACAAATGATGGGTATTTGGTTTATGTCCATCGCTTTTGGAAACCTGATTGCTGGTCGGGTTGCGGGACAATTTAATCAGGAAGACATTGCGGCCGACCCATCTTTGTTGCCGGATTTATTCTGGATCATTGTGATAACTACAGTGGGTGGTGGACTTGTGATGCTGTTACTCAGCAAGCCTATTCGTAAATTGATGGGTAATGTGAGGTAA